Proteins encoded in a region of the Zea mays cultivar B73 chromosome 4, Zm-B73-REFERENCE-NAM-5.0, whole genome shotgun sequence genome:
- the LOC103653323 gene encoding uncharacterized protein isoform X1, with translation MEEPLRGDSSEKDVIDPWPVGNKESPNNVIEDSNQWQAFASMSGQARDFVISVERSSGHRLNLVRPDVVEETMSSISHQHSSEINPVDLWPVGNVEALNAAEMFKETNDYFGDWQDFTTTGQVQDTSLNQTGDMIEVRKATHKETDMDSWFIGNIREPANTGTMNENNMLDNRQGFTCSDQAHQTSSSPGAEMISVPLELHDVSVSVQSWANGSSKDAATPSSTNIESNTFNVRQDFAKSGHLQENISSLGRELSSVSPEPVEENDSLDLWLTSNFKESKCSDVVGRTNASSDGWQDFASFDHAQSSTKIPVEGHLIKILQGLKLWTYGPQVMLMKRTLNR, from the coding sequence ATGGAGGAACCTTTAAGGGGAGATTCGTCTGAAAAGGATGTAATAGATCCTTGGCCAGTAGGCAACAAGGAATCACCCAATAATGTTATCGAAGACTCTAATCAATGGCAAGCTTTTGCTTCTATGTCTGGTCAAGCAAGAGATTTTGTGATATCTGTAGAGAGATCAAGTGGTCACAGACTAAATTTGGTGAGACCAGATGTAGTTGAAGAGACAATGAGCAGCATCTCGCATCAACATTCTTCAGAAATTAATCCTGTTGATCTGTGGCCTGTGGGCAATGTTGAAGCACTAAACGCTGCAGaaatgtttaaggaaacaaacgaTTATTTTGGCGATTGGCAAGATTTTACTACCACTGGTCAGGTCCAGGACACTTCGCTGAATCAAactggggacatgatagaggtccGAAAAGCCACTCACAAAGAAACAGACATGGATTCATGGTTCATTGGAAATATTAGGGAGCCAGCAAATACTGGTACCATGAATGAAAATAACATGTTGGACAATCGGCAAGGTTTCACTTGTTCAGATCAAGCACATCAAACTTCATCTAGCCCCGGTGCCGAAATGATAAGTGTTCCATTGGAGCTGCATGATGTAAGTGTTTCTGTCCAATCATGGGCAAATGGCAGCAGCAAAGATgccgcaacaccatcctcaacaaATATAGAAAGCAACACATTTAATGTTAGGCAAGATTTTGCTAAATCAGGTCATCTGCAAGAAAACATTTCTAGTCTTGGGAGAGAATTGAGTAGTGTGTCACCTGAACCAGTTGAAGAAAATGATTCCTTAGATTTGTGGCTTACCAGCAACTTCAAGGAATCTAAGTGCAGCGATGTTGTTGGGAGAACTAATGCCTCGTCGGATGGGTGGCAGGATTTTGCCAGTTTTGATCATGCTCAGAGCAGTACTAAAATTCCTGTGGAAGGGCATCTTATAAAAATCCTTCAGGGTCTGAAACTATGGACTTATGGGCCTCAAGTCATGCTAATGAAAAGAACCTTGAACAGATAA